The following proteins are co-located in the Desulfoscipio sp. XC116 genome:
- a CDS encoding cobyrinate a,c-diamide synthase, with product MRSYSIPRVVVAAPHGRSGKTTAAIGLLSALKSAGYRVQPYKKGPDFIDPSWMTRITGRPCRNLDSFLMDRGVIRTSFVRSALDVDIAVVEGAMGLFDGVDLEGSGSTAEIAKTIAAPVLLVVDTTRMTRSVAAMVSGYQHFDPDVRVAGVILNKVARPRHEKILRSAIDRYCGIPVLGVIPKGEKFHIPDRHLGLIPAVEDDDLAAAVDEAGSRAGAFLDLPGIIEVARRAPQLVMNELPPDDAPFMRGPDVNGLRPAVSHVKVAVFLDRAFTFYYPENLEALAAAGAELVPVNTLRDKEMPKVDAAYIGGGFPEMFAPEISANRQLLSDLRGRIEAGLPVYAECGGLMFLSRSIGWQGVKHAMAGALPFDVTMMDKPQGHGYITLQVENSSSYFVIGESVRGHEFHNSRVENLAEDNIKFAFRVTKGYGINGQYDGVLYKNVLACYAHLHALATPDWALRLVAAGKKYAGSR from the coding sequence ATGAGGTCATATAGTATTCCCCGCGTGGTGGTGGCCGCGCCCCACGGCCGGTCCGGCAAAACCACCGCTGCCATTGGGCTGTTGTCGGCATTAAAATCAGCCGGTTACCGCGTACAGCCTTATAAAAAGGGACCTGACTTTATCGACCCCAGCTGGATGACCAGGATAACCGGGCGTCCCTGCCGAAATTTGGACAGCTTTTTAATGGATCGGGGAGTAATTCGCACTTCGTTTGTACGCAGCGCTCTCGACGTTGATATCGCGGTAGTGGAGGGGGCCATGGGCCTTTTTGACGGTGTGGATCTGGAGGGCAGCGGCAGCACGGCTGAAATTGCCAAAACCATTGCTGCGCCGGTACTGCTGGTGGTGGATACCACCCGGATGACCCGCAGTGTGGCGGCCATGGTCTCGGGTTATCAGCATTTTGATCCTGATGTGCGGGTAGCCGGTGTGATTCTAAATAAAGTGGCCCGTCCGCGCCATGAAAAAATACTCAGGTCGGCTATTGATCGTTATTGTGGTATACCTGTGCTGGGGGTTATTCCCAAGGGAGAGAAGTTTCATATTCCCGACCGGCATTTGGGGCTTATTCCGGCCGTCGAAGACGATGATCTGGCGGCGGCGGTGGACGAAGCCGGCAGCAGGGCCGGCGCGTTTCTTGACTTGCCCGGTATAATCGAGGTGGCCCGCCGGGCGCCGCAGCTGGTGATGAATGAACTGCCGCCTGATGATGCTCCGTTTATGCGGGGTCCGGATGTGAACGGGCTGAGGCCGGCCGTTTCCCATGTTAAAGTGGCTGTGTTTTTGGATCGGGCGTTTACGTTCTATTACCCGGAAAACCTGGAAGCTTTGGCGGCGGCCGGGGCCGAGCTGGTGCCGGTGAATACCTTGCGGGACAAAGAGATGCCCAAGGTGGATGCGGCTTACATCGGCGGCGGCTTCCCGGAAATGTTTGCCCCTGAAATCAGTGCTAACAGGCAGCTGCTGAGTGATTTGCGCGGGCGCATTGAAGCGGGGCTGCCGGTTTATGCCGAATGCGGCGGGCTGATGTTTCTAAGCCGGAGTATTGGCTGGCAAGGTGTAAAACACGCTATGGCGGGTGCATTGCCGTTTGACGTAACCATGATGGATAAGCCCCAGGGACATGGCTATATTACCCTGCAGGTGGAAAACAGCAGTTCATATTTTGTAATCGGGGAAAGCGTGCGGGGGCACGAGTTTCATAATTCCCGGGTGGAAAACCTGGCGGAGGATAATATTAAATTTGCCTTTCGGGTTACCAAAGGATACGGAATTAACGGTCAATACGACGGTGTGTTATATAAAAATGTACTGGCTTGTTACGCACACCTGCATGCGCTGGCCACGCCCGATTGGGCGCTCAGACTGGTGGCCGCCGGTAAGAAGTACGCCGGTTCCAGGTGA
- a CDS encoding TusE/DsrC/DsvC family sulfur relay protein, with the protein MEVRKAMSAAIAVNGVEIELDEDGFMIDPDLWNEDVAVAFAASEGIVGLTEDHWKVINYLRDYYKQYQIAPMVRKLCQDTGCNLKYIYELFPAGPAKGACKLAGLPTPTGCV; encoded by the coding sequence ATGGAGGTGCGTAAAGCTATGTCCGCTGCCATTGCCGTAAACGGCGTGGAAATAGAGTTGGACGAGGACGGGTTCATGATTGATCCGGACTTGTGGAATGAAGATGTAGCTGTTGCTTTTGCCGCCTCCGAAGGAATTGTCGGGTTGACCGAAGATCATTGGAAAGTAATTAACTATCTGCGTGATTATTACAAGCAATACCAAATTGCACCCATGGTACGTAAGCTTTGTCAAGATACGGGCTGCAATTTAAAGTATATTTATGAGCTTTTTCCAGCCGGTCCGGCCAAGGGCGCCTGCAAACTGGCAGGTTTGCCCACGCCGACCGGGTGTGTATGA
- a CDS encoding (Fe-S)-binding protein: MPEYKGMVQPQRATPDEMRKIHIEPVPDELKPEKAIEFLDEIRKKFRSFVMAMESCTKCGQCAENCHTYLGTRDPNNIPTNRAELIRKIYKRYFTLEGRWFGKLVGAEDISLDIIEQWYSYFYQCSQCRRCAHVCPFGIDTCEVTFIGRQLLHWLGITPKLHAAVGEAMEKVGNHTNFPKPAIVDTLEFMSEEIMDEFGVEVEFPVDKPESDIMYIPSSADFLLNPYTLMGAGMYFTYIGANWTIPSTVTEAGNFGLLFDQYWTQRGNVMRLLNAAQELGIKKIVWGECGHGWRAAKMYIPSLADRPIRWPITHIHDEVADMIRKNELKLDPTKNTKPVTLHDPCNYVRACGLNENMRVLMRASVSDFREMYPHGADNFCCGGGSGILFDDPEMYQRRILLSNKKAEQVRATGVGKDGDGILCAPCSICKAQLYPMVEEHELGVEVKGLIDLVGKALVWK, encoded by the coding sequence ATGCCGGAATATAAAGGTATGGTGCAGCCGCAACGGGCAACGCCGGACGAAATGCGTAAAATTCACATTGAGCCGGTGCCCGATGAGTTAAAACCGGAAAAAGCAATTGAATTTTTGGATGAAATTCGCAAAAAATTCCGCTCTTTTGTAATGGCCATGGAATCCTGCACCAAGTGCGGCCAGTGTGCGGAAAATTGCCACACCTATCTGGGCACCAGGGATCCCAACAATATTCCCACCAACCGGGCCGAGCTGATCCGCAAGATTTACAAGCGGTACTTTACCCTGGAGGGGCGCTGGTTTGGCAAACTGGTAGGGGCCGAAGATATCAGCCTGGATATCATTGAACAATGGTATTCTTATTTCTACCAGTGCAGTCAGTGCCGTCGTTGCGCCCACGTGTGCCCCTTCGGTATTGATACTTGCGAGGTAACCTTTATCGGTCGCCAATTGCTGCACTGGCTGGGCATCACACCCAAGCTGCATGCCGCTGTGGGCGAAGCCATGGAAAAAGTGGGCAACCATACTAATTTCCCCAAACCTGCTATTGTGGATACCCTGGAATTCATGTCCGAAGAAATCATGGACGAGTTCGGCGTGGAAGTGGAGTTTCCCGTTGACAAGCCCGAATCCGATATCATGTATATTCCCTCATCGGCCGACTTCTTGCTCAACCCTTATACGCTGATGGGCGCGGGCATGTATTTTACTTATATCGGCGCCAACTGGACCATTCCCAGTACCGTTACCGAGGCCGGTAATTTTGGCCTGTTGTTCGACCAGTACTGGACCCAGCGGGGCAATGTCATGCGTCTTCTGAACGCTGCCCAGGAGCTCGGTATCAAGAAAATTGTTTGGGGCGAATGCGGGCACGGCTGGCGGGCAGCCAAGATGTACATCCCGTCCCTGGCCGACCGGCCGATACGCTGGCCCATCACTCATATCCATGATGAAGTGGCGGACATGATTCGCAAAAATGAGTTAAAGCTTGACCCGACCAAAAACACCAAACCCGTTACGCTGCATGACCCCTGCAACTATGTGCGGGCCTGCGGGCTGAATGAAAATATGCGTGTGCTGATGCGTGCTTCCGTTTCCGATTTCAGGGAAATGTATCCGCACGGTGCGGATAATTTCTGCTGTGGCGGCGGCTCAGGTATTTTGTTCGACGATCCGGAAATGTACCAGCGCCGCATTTTGCTTAGCAATAAAAAGGCCGAGCAAGTGAGGGCTACCGGGGTTGGCAAAGACGGCGACGGTATCCTGTGCGCGCCTTGTTCCATTTGTAAAGCTCAGCTGTATCCCATGGTTGAGGAACATGAACTTGGTGTGGAGGTTAAAGGTCTTATCGATCTCGTGGGTAAAGCGTTGGTTTGGAAATAA
- a CDS encoding respiratory nitrate reductase subunit gamma, whose amino-acid sequence MKLLIGQILPYITVTLFTLGVLYRLGRWAGARIVHNVTLSPWLQTNGQVAVRIGSEAFLFRNLFRFDKALWAGALLMHFALLNILGGHIVGFGTLGEQFAMIPGLGITPELSVEMSDLLGSVFGIVLFVALLYLLYRRYALDKVKLVTKPSDNLWLIYLLVLVGIGNIMRFIPTYHIHYELVYEYMAALIMFQPVVHMELLESGFFLTHYLLVQILLIVFPFSKLMHIFGMFAERYIVNRVYHDPAPGLPNIDVAAARKAGLGVPAGDAAEEGV is encoded by the coding sequence GTGAAGTTACTAATTGGACAAATACTTCCGTATATAACAGTGACCTTATTTACCCTGGGCGTACTTTACCGTTTGGGGCGCTGGGCCGGTGCGCGTATTGTGCATAATGTTACGCTGTCGCCCTGGCTGCAAACCAATGGCCAGGTTGCTGTGAGGATAGGCTCGGAAGCATTTTTGTTCCGCAATCTGTTTAGATTTGACAAAGCCTTGTGGGCCGGCGCCCTGCTGATGCACTTTGCCCTGCTTAACATTCTTGGCGGGCACATTGTCGGTTTTGGTACTTTGGGTGAACAGTTCGCGATGATTCCCGGCCTGGGTATTACACCGGAACTTAGTGTGGAAATGTCCGATTTGTTGGGTTCTGTTTTTGGTATAGTATTATTTGTTGCTCTGTTATACCTGCTTTATAGGCGTTATGCCCTGGATAAAGTTAAGCTGGTGACCAAACCCAGTGATAACTTATGGCTGATTTACCTGCTGGTGCTGGTGGGCATAGGCAATATTATGCGTTTCATTCCTACTTATCACATTCATTATGAACTGGTGTACGAGTATATGGCGGCGCTTATTATGTTCCAGCCCGTAGTGCATATGGAGCTTTTGGAAAGCGGGTTTTTCCTGACTCACTATCTGCTGGTGCAGATTTTGCTGATTGTATTCCCATTTAGCAAACTGATGCATATATTCGGTATGTTTGCCGAACGTTATATTGTTAACCGGGTCTATCATGATCCCGCCCCCGGTTTACCCAATATTGATGTAGCCGCGGCCCGTAAGGCAGGGCTTGGTGTGCCTGCCGGCGATGCCGCTGAAGAGGGGGTGTAA
- a CDS encoding 4Fe-4S binding protein, which yields MFVVTVDRDKCEGCGECVENCPASVLEMEDGKAAVVNVDDCLGCETCVSVCPSGAVTLEEN from the coding sequence ATGTTCGTAGTAACCGTTGACCGCGACAAATGTGAGGGCTGTGGTGAATGTGTCGAAAATTGCCCGGCATCTGTTCTGGAAATGGAGGACGGTAAAGCTGCTGTGGTTAATGTCGACGACTGCCTTGGCTGCGAAACCTGTGTCAGCGTATGCCCCAGCGGTGCTGTCACTTTGGAGGAAAATTAA
- a CDS encoding Mrp/NBP35 family ATP-binding protein, producing the protein MSQDEKCSSCNQKTEGCSPDKCGIDILPQNEYNDIKHVIAVMSGKGGVGKSSVSALVALSLANKGYQVGILDADITGPSIPKMFGVSGVPQHDQNVMYAKMTEKGIKMMSLNLLLEKEDQPVIWRGPIIAGAVKQFWTDVAWGKVDYMVVDLPPGTGDVPLTVMQSLPLDGVIIVTSPQDLANMVVRKAVNMVNHMNIPVLGFVENMSYLRCPDCGREIKVFGESHAASLATSMGLRLLEKLPIDPALAELSDAGQIEKYDRELFKGLEDILNKRVTSIS; encoded by the coding sequence ATGTCACAGGACGAAAAGTGCAGTAGCTGTAACCAGAAAACCGAGGGGTGTTCACCGGATAAATGCGGCATAGATATACTGCCCCAGAACGAATATAACGATATCAAACATGTTATTGCTGTAATGAGCGGCAAAGGTGGGGTGGGCAAATCTTCCGTATCCGCTCTGGTGGCGCTTAGTTTGGCCAATAAAGGTTATCAGGTGGGCATACTGGATGCCGATATCACCGGCCCCAGCATTCCCAAAATGTTTGGTGTCAGCGGCGTTCCCCAGCATGATCAAAATGTGATGTATGCTAAAATGACGGAAAAGGGCATTAAAATGATGTCTCTTAACCTGTTATTGGAAAAAGAAGATCAACCGGTGATCTGGCGCGGTCCCATTATTGCCGGGGCAGTCAAACAATTCTGGACTGATGTAGCCTGGGGTAAGGTGGATTATATGGTAGTGGATCTGCCGCCGGGAACAGGTGACGTGCCCCTCACTGTTATGCAATCCCTGCCCCTTGACGGCGTAATTATCGTAACTTCGCCGCAGGATTTGGCCAATATGGTGGTGCGTAAGGCTGTTAATATGGTCAATCATATGAATATACCGGTGCTGGGGTTTGTGGAAAACATGAGCTATTTGCGCTGCCCGGATTGTGGCAGGGAAATTAAAGTGTTCGGTGAAAGTCATGCCGCTTCCCTGGCTACCTCTATGGGTTTACGCCTGCTGGAGAAATTACCTATTGATCCTGCCCTGGCCGAATTGAGCGATGCCGGTCAGATTGAAAAATATGACCGTGAGTTGTTTAAAGGCCTGGAGGATATTTTAAATAAACGGGTGACCAGTATTTCTTAA
- a CDS encoding ATP-binding protein — MKEITIISGKGGTGKTSIAASIAVLADKHVITDCDVDAANLHLLLDPTLETKNNFWGMPRVEVDAAKCTACGLCEELCNYGAIKSGKVDELLCEGCLVCYHACPEGAVRMVENLAGHWFTCSTKFGPFVHARLGIAQDNSGKLVAEVRKQARMLAEREGKELIITDGPPGIGCPVIASLGGTDLALVVVEPSLSSMHDLSRVLDLTKHFGVKTAVCINKWDINPENTRQVEEMCREVNVPVMGRVSYDPAVIAAAMKGKPVIQMVSTVVDDIIALWHCMQEELGI; from the coding sequence ATGAAAGAAATAACTATAATTAGCGGTAAGGGCGGCACCGGGAAAACCAGTATTGCCGCATCTATAGCTGTGCTGGCGGACAAGCATGTGATTACGGACTGTGATGTAGACGCGGCTAATTTGCATCTGCTTTTGGATCCCACTCTGGAAACTAAAAATAATTTTTGGGGTATGCCCCGGGTGGAAGTTGATGCTGCCAAATGTACCGCATGCGGCTTGTGTGAGGAGTTATGCAATTACGGAGCTATAAAGTCCGGTAAAGTAGACGAACTGCTCTGCGAAGGCTGCTTGGTATGTTATCATGCTTGTCCCGAGGGTGCTGTCCGCATGGTGGAAAATTTGGCCGGGCATTGGTTTACCTGCAGCACCAAGTTCGGGCCCTTTGTACATGCCCGGCTGGGTATAGCCCAGGATAACTCGGGCAAATTAGTTGCCGAGGTGCGCAAGCAGGCCCGGATGCTGGCGGAAAGAGAAGGCAAAGAGTTAATCATCACTGACGGCCCGCCGGGAATAGGCTGTCCGGTGATTGCTTCGCTGGGAGGGACGGATTTGGCGCTGGTGGTGGTAGAGCCCAGCCTTTCCTCAATGCATGATTTATCCAGGGTGCTGGATCTTACCAAACACTTCGGGGTGAAAACGGCAGTATGTATTAATAAGTGGGATATCAACCCGGAAAATACCCGGCAGGTGGAAGAAATGTGCCGTGAGGTAAATGTACCTGTCATGGGGCGCGTGAGTTATGATCCCGCCGTTATTGCCGCTGCCATGAAAGGAAAACCTGTAATTCAAATGGTCAGTACTGTAGTTGATGATATTATTGCCCTTTGGCATTGCATGCAAGAAGAATTGGGTATATAG
- a CDS encoding ATP-binding protein yields MIISVASGKGGTGKTTIATSIALALASDNHGLTFIDCDVEEPNGHIFLNPKLEDAKEIYIDVPRIDNDICTYCGKCADLCAFNALLCTGDSVITFPEFCHGCGGCRYFCPEKAITSVPKRIGKIEKGLAEDILFARGCLEVGAALSPPLVDEAKALAGRGITVLDAPPGTSCPVIHTVRGTDFCLLVTEPTPFGLNDLDLAVQMVRTLGVPCGVLINRAHNGIELIEKYCRKEQLPILMSIPLSKKIAEAYSRGVPLVRVDKQWENKFRQLYRHIEELVANERNNYN; encoded by the coding sequence ATGATCATATCGGTGGCCAGCGGAAAGGGCGGCACCGGCAAAACAACTATAGCCACAAGTATTGCCTTGGCTCTGGCATCGGATAATCACGGTTTAACCTTTATCGATTGTGATGTGGAGGAGCCCAACGGGCATATTTTTCTCAATCCCAAGCTGGAAGATGCAAAGGAAATATATATTGATGTGCCCCGGATTGATAATGATATATGTACCTATTGTGGAAAATGCGCTGATTTATGCGCCTTTAATGCCTTGCTGTGCACCGGGGACAGTGTAATTACCTTTCCCGAGTTCTGTCATGGATGTGGCGGCTGCCGGTATTTTTGTCCGGAAAAGGCTATCACTTCGGTGCCTAAAAGAATAGGCAAAATTGAAAAAGGCTTGGCTGAAGATATTTTATTTGCCCGCGGCTGTTTGGAAGTGGGGGCTGCGTTAAGCCCTCCCCTGGTGGATGAGGCCAAAGCTTTGGCCGGCCGGGGGATTACAGTATTGGATGCGCCTCCGGGCACCTCCTGCCCGGTAATCCATACTGTGCGGGGCACTGATTTCTGTTTGCTGGTTACTGAACCCACTCCTTTTGGTTTAAATGACCTCGACTTGGCTGTGCAGATGGTCAGGACGCTGGGAGTGCCCTGTGGCGTTCTGATTAACCGTGCCCATAACGGTATTGAACTGATAGAAAAATATTGCCGGAAGGAACAACTGCCTATATTAATGTCCATACCGCTTAGTAAAAAAATTGCTGAAGCTTATTCCCGGGGAGTGCCCCTGGTCCGGGTGGATAAACAGTGGGAAAATAAATTCAGGCAGCTATATAGGCATATCGAGGAGCTGGTAGCTAATGAAAGAAATAACTATAATTAG
- a CDS encoding NifB/NifX family molybdenum-iron cluster-binding protein translates to MRIAVSAAGSEVSAPAEERFGRCAYFLVFNEQGELQEVIDNQGSASAGGAGIRTTQLLLSNKIDVVLTGRVGPNAMSALSSGGMAVYAGVSGTVAETMEKYKDGQLEPLALPNAQEHSGIKS, encoded by the coding sequence ATGAGAATAGCAGTCAGTGCAGCCGGGTCGGAAGTTAGTGCACCGGCGGAAGAGCGTTTTGGACGCTGTGCCTATTTTTTGGTGTTTAATGAACAGGGTGAGCTGCAAGAAGTAATTGATAATCAAGGATCTGCAAGTGCCGGTGGGGCGGGGATCAGGACCACCCAGCTTTTGTTGAGCAACAAGATAGATGTGGTATTGACCGGCCGGGTAGGCCCTAATGCCATGTCGGCCCTTTCCAGCGGAGGTATGGCGGTATATGCCGGCGTTTCCGGCACGGTTGCCGAGACTATGGAAAAATATAAAGATGGACAGCTGGAGCCGCTGGCTCTGCCGAATGCTCAAGAGCATTCGGGAATTAAAAGCTAG
- a CDS encoding zinc ribbon domain-containing protein translates to MPIFEFRCLKCGNVFEKLFITGQEEFAVHCPQCKADSLERVISKTNYVMGPGKGGGKTKMTTKSCGSGNSCTSFEIPGPE, encoded by the coding sequence ATGCCTATCTTTGAATTTCGCTGTTTAAAGTGCGGTAACGTTTTTGAAAAACTATTTATAACCGGGCAGGAAGAATTCGCTGTACATTGTCCGCAGTGTAAGGCAGATTCTTTAGAGCGTGTAATAAGCAAAACAAATTATGTTATGGGACCCGGCAAAGGCGGCGGCAAAACCAAGATGACAACAAAATCATGCGGTTCCGGCAATAGCTGCACTTCATTTGAAATACCCGGTCCCGAATGA
- a CDS encoding DVU0298 family protein — protein MNERKRNLMEEYTGRDPRVKPGCPFCGLPIERPAEQILRRPLEMPVGSCSCGAVYAYDATGHNLGTAFSEALVFACNMDWDLAWSLLPGEDYLEELVEKYDIESNYIIPVGAYEGRRISGALYFIRMHNDIQEVTRQGVQKKLDRARSVAAAPQTDTIKQKRKKKIDKKEIEALVDSYRLEPLLDIAGYDKGIIRYLQRILYTGDELLRLKTADALGQVCAIIAQHDPSAVSRLLQRLLTSISNAGYGASTWGAIDAIGEIIAGSPDMFGGYVPVLLQFLEEEDLDLRPSILRALAVIAGERPDLITKTFSYFIKYAGMNEPQTRGNAVWLMGNLASATNPRPGASEAKAELNTITGDNRPVSIYAKGVLEKKSIGRLALLALEKLG, from the coding sequence ATGAATGAACGTAAACGTAATCTGATGGAAGAGTACACAGGCCGGGACCCGCGGGTAAAACCGGGGTGTCCTTTTTGCGGTTTGCCCATTGAAAGGCCTGCGGAGCAAATCCTGCGCAGGCCGCTTGAAATGCCGGTGGGGTCGTGTTCGTGCGGCGCGGTATACGCATACGATGCTACGGGACACAATTTGGGTACCGCATTTTCGGAAGCGCTTGTATTTGCATGCAATATGGATTGGGATTTAGCTTGGAGCTTACTGCCCGGCGAGGACTACCTCGAAGAGCTGGTGGAGAAATATGATATTGAGAGTAATTATATAATACCGGTGGGAGCTTACGAGGGCCGTCGTATTTCAGGTGCCCTTTATTTTATCAGAATGCACAATGATATTCAAGAAGTCACCCGGCAAGGCGTGCAAAAAAAATTAGACCGGGCCAGGTCTGTCGCAGCTGCTCCGCAAACAGATACCATTAAGCAGAAAAGAAAGAAAAAAATTGACAAAAAAGAAATTGAGGCATTGGTCGACAGTTACCGGCTGGAGCCGCTGCTGGATATTGCCGGTTATGACAAAGGGATTATCAGATACCTGCAGCGCATCCTATATACGGGCGACGAGCTGTTGCGCTTAAAAACGGCGGACGCGCTGGGTCAGGTATGCGCAATAATTGCACAGCATGATCCGAGTGCGGTTTCCAGGCTTCTGCAAAGGCTCCTCACATCTATATCCAACGCCGGTTACGGCGCGTCAACCTGGGGGGCTATTGATGCCATAGGTGAAATAATAGCCGGCTCCCCCGATATGTTTGGCGGTTATGTACCTGTCTTGTTGCAATTTTTAGAGGAAGAAGACTTAGACCTCAGACCGTCAATTTTAAGAGCCCTGGCAGTTATCGCCGGGGAGAGACCCGACTTAATTACTAAAACATTCTCATACTTTATAAAATATGCCGGTATGAACGAACCCCAAACCCGGGGCAATGCGGTTTGGCTGATGGGAAACCTGGCTTCGGCAACAAACCCCAGGCCGGGCGCATCCGAGGCCAAAGCAGAACTAAACACTATTACAGGCGACAATCGACCCGTCAGTATATATGCAAAGGGTGTTTTAGAGAAAAAAAGCATTGGCCGGCTGGCTTTGCTGGCACTGGAAAAGCTGGGGTAA
- a CDS encoding YkgJ family cysteine cluster protein, protein MKQYDDLFKEYEQLTARADAAFQNMEKDYAACVKCAEQCADCCSAVFGLFLIESAYLNLQINALGEESKRAIMARADEADEALLAMEKRLQEHSGDSNKLADAIGKERVRCPLLGDDRKCRLYSVRPITCRVYGIPAMTNGKVHACFKAGFEKGRSYPVFNLDGMYKELYRLSAKFLERAGVSDTERAALLLSVSKSIKTPLEDLLQIDNGR, encoded by the coding sequence ATGAAACAATATGACGATCTATTCAAAGAATATGAACAGTTGACAGCCAGGGCGGATGCCGCGTTTCAAAATATGGAAAAGGACTATGCGGCATGCGTCAAGTGTGCGGAGCAATGTGCCGACTGCTGCAGCGCGGTTTTTGGGCTGTTTTTAATTGAGTCGGCTTATCTTAATCTACAAATCAATGCCTTAGGCGAAGAAAGCAAGCGGGCTATCATGGCCCGTGCGGATGAGGCGGACGAAGCTTTGCTGGCCATGGAAAAAAGGCTGCAGGAACACAGCGGAGACTCGAATAAACTTGCCGATGCCATTGGCAAAGAGAGGGTCAGGTGCCCGCTGCTGGGTGATGACCGGAAATGTCGCCTGTATTCGGTAAGGCCGATAACCTGCCGGGTTTACGGCATACCGGCAATGACTAACGGTAAAGTGCACGCCTGCTTTAAAGCTGGTTTTGAAAAGGGCCGGTCGTATCCGGTGTTTAATCTTGATGGTATGTATAAAGAGCTTTACCGGTTGTCCGCCAAGTTTTTGGAGCGGGCCGGAGTCAGCGACACGGAGCGGGCCGCATTGCTGTTATCCGTATCCAAGTCAATCAAGACTCCGCTGGAAGACTTGCTCCAAATAGATAACGGGCGATAG
- a CDS encoding tetratricopeptide repeat protein, which translates to MTTPQDSREFIDEQINMLNENPECANAQYNLGVTLMQQGKLQEAIAFFEEAVANSGRMFEACVNLGYIYFKLSDLEKVVQANKKAVEIEPRYARGYANLGFAYLQMAQTDEAIDALNKAIELNPEIVQAWSNLINAYIQKDDLDNAVTTGEKLVGFASEFGLGQNNLAYAYYLKNNYAKAIEHVDKAIKLGFGVHPDFLKELEPYRKK; encoded by the coding sequence ATGACCACGCCACAGGATTCCAGAGAGTTTATTGACGAGCAAATTAACATGCTCAATGAAAACCCGGAATGTGCCAATGCCCAATACAATCTGGGTGTAACGCTGATGCAGCAAGGCAAGTTGCAAGAGGCCATCGCTTTTTTTGAGGAAGCTGTCGCCAACAGTGGCCGGATGTTTGAGGCCTGTGTCAACTTGGGGTATATTTATTTTAAGCTGAGCGACCTGGAAAAGGTCGTACAGGCCAATAAAAAAGCAGTTGAGATTGAGCCCAGATATGCCAGGGGCTATGCTAATCTGGGGTTCGCCTATTTGCAAATGGCGCAAACGGATGAAGCTATCGACGCATTGAATAAGGCCATTGAATTAAATCCTGAAATCGTCCAGGCCTGGAGTAATTTAATTAATGCTTATATCCAAAAAGATGATCTCGATAACGCTGTCACCACGGGTGAAAAGCTGGTTGGATTTGCTTCCGAGTTCGGACTGGGGCAAAATAATCTTGCCTATGCTTACTATTTAAAAAATAATTATGCTAAAGCTATTGAGCACGTGGATAAAGCCATAAAACTTGGCTTTGGGGTACACCCGGATTTTCTAAAAGAATTGGAGCCATATCGGAAAAAATGA
- a CDS encoding dissimilatory sulfite reductase D family protein yields the protein MEEMKKVIVQFAETSKKTKFYFKDIEKAVQKVMPDAKMREIKKACTALINDGTMIYFSTGSSTMYGLKGRGMTEDPE from the coding sequence ATGGAAGAAATGAAAAAGGTTATTGTTCAATTTGCTGAAACCAGCAAGAAAACCAAATTTTACTTTAAAGATATTGAAAAAGCCGTTCAAAAGGTAATGCCGGACGCTAAAATGAGAGAAATTAAAAAAGCTTGCACAGCGCTGATTAACGACGGTACAATGATCTATTTTTCTACCGGCAGCAGCACAATGTACGGTCTTAAAGGCCGGGGCATGACGGAAGATCCGGAATAA